From one Fulvitalea axinellae genomic stretch:
- a CDS encoding DUF2586 family protein — protein MKPDVTFTLGNGALGGSDPSGDGVAGLVLSGTATDHIGLNEAKAVHSLAEAEALGLTGLALAEVREFYGQAGDGQELWLLLVSGETSLEDICDVTKDLAKKLLQASNGRVRIWGVNPERAESYTPTITEGLDPDVYAAMGKAQALCEDLAGRHMPTRCILPGRAWDGDVSKLKNLKTASDNRVQITMHGAKATEEAKVGFLLGLYSKIAVQRNIGRVASGDLGVDEAYLTDGATTAEAFVPKADTLHDKGYVFPLVRVGKAGYFYNDDPAATSNTDDYASFARGRVIDKVQRIAYGVYLDFVNDDYAVDRGGRISPGELKRLQGKIDDAVNQAMTANGEISAFGSYVDAGQDTLGTGKTEVRLSVLPRSYHKNIEVNLGFAKSLE, from the coding sequence ATGAAACCGGACGTAACATTTACGCTTGGGAACGGGGCCCTCGGGGGCTCCGACCCTTCGGGCGACGGCGTGGCCGGGCTGGTGCTTTCGGGTACGGCCACGGACCATATCGGTCTAAACGAGGCCAAGGCGGTACATAGCCTGGCGGAGGCCGAGGCCCTGGGCCTGACGGGCTTGGCGCTGGCGGAGGTCCGGGAATTTTACGGACAGGCCGGTGACGGCCAGGAGCTTTGGCTGTTGCTGGTGAGCGGGGAGACAAGTTTGGAGGACATTTGCGACGTGACCAAGGACTTGGCCAAAAAGCTGTTGCAGGCGTCGAACGGGCGGGTGCGGATCTGGGGCGTGAACCCCGAGAGGGCCGAGAGCTATACGCCGACGATAACGGAAGGGCTGGACCCGGACGTATATGCGGCGATGGGCAAGGCGCAGGCGCTTTGCGAGGACTTGGCGGGCAGGCATATGCCTACCCGGTGCATCCTTCCGGGCAGGGCTTGGGACGGAGACGTGAGCAAGCTGAAAAACCTGAAGACGGCGAGCGACAACCGGGTGCAGATAACGATGCACGGAGCCAAGGCGACCGAAGAGGCCAAGGTGGGATTTCTGCTGGGGCTTTACTCCAAAATCGCCGTACAGCGGAATATCGGGCGCGTGGCCTCGGGCGACCTTGGCGTGGACGAGGCTTACCTGACCGACGGGGCGACCACCGCTGAGGCCTTTGTGCCCAAGGCGGACACGTTGCACGACAAGGGTTACGTGTTTCCGCTGGTGCGGGTGGGCAAGGCCGGGTACTTCTACAACGACGACCCCGCGGCCACTTCGAATACGGACGATTACGCCAGCTTCGCCAGAGGCAGGGTGATAGACAAGGTACAGCGGATAGCCTACGGGGTGTACCTGGACTTTGTGAACGACGACTACGCCGTGGACCGCGGGGGCAGGATTTCGCCGGGCGAGCTGAAGCGCTTGCAGGGCAAAATCGACGACGCGGTGAACCAAGCTATGACTGCGAACGGCGAGATAAGTGCTTTCGGCAGTTATGTGGACGCCGGACAGGACACGCTGGGCACGGGTAAAACGGAGGTCCGTTTGTCGGTGTTGCCCAGGTCTTACCACAAGAACATAGAGGTTAATTTGGGATTCGCTAAAAGCCTGGAGTAA